Proteins from one Dromiciops gliroides isolate mDroGli1 chromosome 6, mDroGli1.pri, whole genome shotgun sequence genomic window:
- the NPFFR2 gene encoding neuropeptide FF receptor 2, translating to MNKELDSNFSEASPQTWKVNDTKEEQYMDINITYVDYYLHQPHVAAVFIISYFLIFVLCIVGNTVVCFIVAWNKHMHTVTNFFILNLAISDLLIGIFCMPTTLLDNIIAGWPFGSTVCKISGMVQGISVASSVFTLVAIAGDRFRCIVYPFKQKLTMQAALGIIVIIWTLAITIISPSAAMLHVQEEKHYRVRLSSPNETSSLYWCREDWPSQEMKKIYTTVLFANIYLVPLFILLLMYGRIGISLSTTARPLRVKKTQEKSHMVSKKKQRVIKMLLIVALLFMLSWLPLWTLMMLSDYSNLSAYQLQVINIYVYPFAHWLAFCNSSINPIIYGFFNKKFRSGFQDALQFQICQRRVKKAYPQRAKDKVVITKSTQPAQNPSFQNPQGEEAALWRISNPQPQTKQELTMEDLEDASNNKGITKELT from the exons ATGAATAAGGAATTGGACTCCAATTTTTCTGAAGCTAGTCCTCAGACATGGAAGGTCAATGACACCAAGGAGGAGCAGTACATGGACATTAACATAACCTATGTAGATTACTACCTCCACCAACCTCATGTGGCAGctgtcttcatcatttcttattttctcatctttgtctTGTGCATAGTAGGGAATACAGTGGTTTGCTTCATTGTGGCATGgaacaaacacatgcacacagtCACTAACTTCTTTATCTTGAACCTGGCCATCAGCGACTTGCTGATAGGGATATTTTGCATGCCTACAACCCTCCTGGATAATATCATAGCAG GATGGCCATTTGGAAGCACAGTTTGCAAGATCAGTGGAATGGTCCAGGGCATATCAGTGGCCTCTTCAGTCTTCACTTTGGTGGCCATAGCAGGGGATAG GTTTCGATGCATTGTGTACCCATTCAAGCAAAAGCTCACCATGCAGGCAGCGCTAGGAATTATTGTGATCATCTGGACCCTGGCCATCACCATCATCTCTCCATCTGCAGCAATGCTGCATGTACAAGAAGAAAAACATTACCGAGTGCGGCTCAGCTCCCCAAATGAAACCAGCTCCCTCTATTGGTGCCGGGAGGACTGGCCAAGTCAGGAAATGAAGAAAATCTACACAACTGTGCTATTTGCCAACATCTACCTGGTCCCTCtattcatcctcctcctcatgtACGGCAGAATTGGGATTTCACTTTCTACAACTGCAAGACCTTTAAGGGTCAAGAAGACCCAGGAGAAGAGTCATATGGTGTCTAAGAAGAAGCAGAGGGTCATCAAGATGCTTCTGATTGTGGCTTTACTCTTCATGCTATCCTGGCTACCCCTCTGGACCTTGATGATGCTCTCTGACTACAGCAACCTCTCTGCATACCAGCTACAGGTCATCAACATCTATGTTTACCCCTTTGCACATTGGCTCGCCTTCTGTAATAGCAGCATAAACCCTATCATCTATGGCTTCTTTAATAAGAAATTCCGAAGTGGTTTCCAGGATGCTCTTCAGTTCCAGATCTGCCAGAGGAGAGTGAAGAAAGCCTACCCACAAAGGGCTAAGGATAAGGTTGTCATAACCAAGTCTACCCAGCCAGCACAGAACCCTTCATTTCAGAACCCCCAAGGAGAAGAAGCTGCTTTGTGGAGAATCTCAAATCCCCAGCCCCAGACCAAGCAGGAATTGACTATGGAAGACCTCGAGGATGCTTCCAACAACAAAGGCATTACAAAAGAACTCACATAA